The DNA region TGGCGCGGCCCTGCAGGCGCACGGTGCCGGTGATGGTGCCCTCGCCCAGCACGGTGATGGAGCCGTCAAACTCGCCGACCGGCGCGATGACCTCGGTGCCCTGCTCGCCGCCGACGAACCGCACCAGTTTGACGCCGCTGAAGGACAGGGTTGCCACTCCCGCCGCGTCGCCCTGGAATGTCATGCGCGCCACCACGCCCATGCCGCTGGAAGGCGTGTCCCCGCGCTGCAGGCTGGACGCGAACTTCACCGTGCCCGCGCCGTCGTCTATGACGCCGTTCCACGGCGAGAATGCGCCGTCAAACCAGTCCGTAACCAGCGACGCACTCGTGGCCGTGAGGCGCGTCGTGTCGTAGTCCACGGTGAACTGGAACCCGAACACCTCGTCGGCGGCGATGTACACATCCACGACGACCGACCCGCCCACGCGGACGATGCTGGCCGTGGGCATGAACCCGATGCCGCCGTTCTGCGGAACGCCGCCCACGACGGGATGCCACGGGTCGTAGTCCACGCCGGCCGAGACGCCATCGCCGTTGGGGCCTGTGGGCCCGGCCACGTCGCCCCACCAGTTGTACTCGGCCACGACCGTGCCCGTGTCGCCCGGCGTCGTGTTGTTCACCCCGTAGCCGTCGTTGCCGATGAAATAGTTGTCCTGAATGGACACGGTGCCCGGCAAGGTGATGCCGTCCAGCGTCAGGCCGTCGGCAGGCTTCGTGTCGGACTTGTCCCAGAAGCCGGTCTGCCCTTCGCAGCGGTTGCCCTGGATGAGCAGGTTCGTGTAGGCGCCAGTGGCCCCCACGCCGCCCAGCCAGATGGCCGACAGGTTGCCGTTGTCATAGATGAGGTTGTCGCGGATGGTTACGTCGCTGGCCCCGTAGCGCAGCCAGATGGCCGCGTGGCTGGTCTCCTCGTGCGGCGCCATTCCATCGTTGCCGTGGATGCGGTTGCCCGCCACCGTCAGGTTGCGCATGGCTGTGAGCGGGTTGGTCGTAGCGCCGTAGTTGGCCAGTTTGATGGGGATGCCCAGCGAACTCTTGATCTCGTTGTTCTGGATGACTACGCCGTCAATCGTCTGCTGGAGCGAGGCCAAGCCGCCCGTGGATTCGGTGCGGAACTCAAGGCCGCTCCAGTCCGTGAGGTTCTGCAGCGTGCACACCTCCACGCGGATGTCCGACAGGTTCCCGTAGCCGTCCACGCCGATGTCCAGGGCGTCAAAGACGATGTTCTGGATGGTGATGTGGGCCAGGCCGGTGCCCACGTCGCGGCCCGACCCGACCGTGCCATCCTCGGTGGGCAGCCAGATGCCGCCCTCGTAGTCGGCCGCCGTGCCGTCGCCCAAGATGGTGTGCCCGGCGCCGTTAATCACGACGCCGCTGGTCCCGGGCATGACGACAATCGCGTAGGGATGGGCCGGGTCGTTGGGATCCACCAGGTCCGCGCTGAGGGTATAGGTTCCCGGAGCGGTGATGACGTAGCCCCAGGTGGAGATCGTGGCATCGCCCATGGCCACCGGCGGGAGCAAGGCCCACGAGAGGAGCAGGGCCCCAACGAGGAAAAACCGCACCAGCCTGCGTTTCATCGGACACCTCCTTATCCGTTGTTGCCAAATACCGAGACG from Chloroflexota bacterium includes:
- a CDS encoding right-handed parallel beta-helix repeat-containing protein, whose product is MKRRLVRFFLVGALLLSWALLPPVAMGDATISTWGYVITAPGTYTLSADLVDPNDPAHPYAIVVMPGTSGVVINGAGHTILGDGTAADYEGGIWLPTEDGTVGSGRDVGTGLAHITIQNIVFDALDIGVDGYGNLSDIRVEVCTLQNLTDWSGLEFRTESTGGLASLQQTIDGVVIQNNEIKSSLGIPIKLANYGATTNPLTAMRNLTVAGNRIHGNDGMAPHEETSHAAIWLRYGASDVTIRDNLIYDNGNLSAIWLGGVGATGAYTNLLIQGNRCEGQTGFWDKSDTKPADGLTLDGITLPGTVSIQDNYFIGNDGYGVNNTTPGDTGTVVAEYNWWGDVAGPTGPNGDGVSAGVDYDPWHPVVGGVPQNGGIGFMPTASIVRVGGSVVVDVYIAADEVFGFQFTVDYDTTRLTATSASLVTDWFDGAFSPWNGVIDDGAGTVKFASSLQRGDTPSSGMGVVARMTFQGDAAGVATLSFSGVKLVRFVGGEQGTEVIAPVGEFDGSITVLGEGTITGTVRLQGRA